Below is a genomic region from Brassica rapa cultivar Chiifu-401-42 chromosome A08, CAAS_Brap_v3.01, whole genome shotgun sequence.
GAATATTAAGAATTCTGATTTATTTCGTTTAAAGTATACATAAAATGCATACTTGTTTTTGAAAAAGTTTAAATTCAGGAACCATAAGGAAATGCACACCACGATTAGTTGCATATATTATTCAAGATGTTTCTTCAAGATGatgaaaaaactaaataaaacttagtaaaactgataaaatacaaaatattgaagatACAAAATTCTAAACTTATTTGGTTGTTTACAAGCATTATGCTTATTATTTGTTAGTATTTTCtgatttaaattcaaaataattataatcaaaattttcgTCACATAGTTGTGTACTATTTATAATAGAGAAAATACAATGTTCTTTTAtgctttttttcttaatactgaCCTTGTGACATTACAAAACTTGTATACGCCacgaaattaattttattacaaTATGATTTGATGGGAAATGATTGTAAAGACTTAATATAAATGGTATAACTATAATATAAATCTTTTGAGTAtagtaaaactaaaaaaaatgtaaaaaatggaaaagtaaAACTTTGAAGCTTTTTGTAAAACTACAAACTTGGACCCCAAAAATGCTGTAAAAAATTTTCCCGCCCAAATTTCAGAATTTTCCCTcccaaatttttatttttttcctaaccTCAAAATCGAAGTTGGTAACTataattgctttgatttttAGGATTTCTCATTTCTACTATCTTCTCAATCCTCTCAATCCATTTTCTCTCTTCCCATTTCTCATTTTTCATCTTTCTTCACCTAATCTCCAATTTTCAggttttttctagaaaatagtgGTCAATCAAGAGTCAAAACTCTGAAGCTACCTATTTAGTGTTGATGCAGCGGCGAGGATATTATCGAGAAGTTCTCCAAATTTGATCCAAATCCTTATTTCCAATACTATTGATGTCTCCATGTGGTTTCTCAATGCGGATTAGTGACCcaataatgaaaaaatatattgatagtTGTATGTTGTCTTATTCGTACTGTCATGGTATTTCTGAGATTTTGGTTATACAGTTAATCATAACTTCTATCAAATTAGTTTAGTTAcgagttttttaaaattttcaaaatttgacaaatgaaaaacaaaaattctgAAAAAGTTTACTGAATTgtacaaaaggaaaaaaatactAAGTTATACAAAGTTTGATGTACGAAAATGGAGAACTTTGGCAAATTTTTACCTAATTACACaaacatgaaaagaaaaaaagtaatactAAATTTTACGGAGTTTGACAAACAAAAATGAGATACTTAACCAAAGTTATCCTAAGTTACACCAAGTTCTACGAACATAAATAACAAACCAAGTAACATAAACACAAACAACAAATTTAGTGTGTTAAAAGAAGAAGTTCTATAGTACAAGGAAAATAATGATAGTTCTATGTTCTCTTATTTCTAGTAGTTATAAGAATTTGGATGTATAACTAATCAAAATTTGTATCACCTTAATGGAATGCAAAGTTTTTTCCAAGCTTAACCAAATTTACACAAACactaaaataaagtaataataaatttgacaaacaaaaatatgaaactttgataaatttttacagaattaaacaaacacaaaacaaagTAATCTCAAGATCTACAAAGTGACAAACAAAAATGGAGAACTTTCGCAAAGTTATACCGagttacataaatataaataacaaatttttattataaaaacttGTATTGGTTGACAATGAttggtttttttctttgtcaCTTGTATTGGTTACCAATGGTTGATTTGTTCTTCATTGCTTCTTTCTCGCTTTGCTCATCTCCACgatatttttttccatattactTTTATTATCCTTCTCTTCCACACTCTTATCCACATTTTTTTTCATCTCTCCACTACCTAAACCACCCTCCTTCTCACTTTGTTCCATGTCTCTATTATCAGAGCTAAGATAGTTTCATTTTTGTCCTTTGAAAGCAATACTTCATAAAAAAAACGTAACTATCAAATTAAGTCATCATCCTAAAATTCACAAAGTATTACtaagttatataattatttaaagttttactaagttgTACAAAGTTTTATAGTTATATCAAGTTATACTAAGTTATGCAATTCTgggtttgttttttcttctctttcgaTGGATAATTCATGGTTTGTTATTTCGTTATTTTTTCTGgagaaaattttgatttgttttttatttgaagATTATCTTTTCTCATGtgataaaaagatgaaaaaataTGACTGATTTGTTTTagtgaaaaaatagaaaaaatgagtAAAACTTGAAATACTTAGTtgatttctaaatttttatgtCTTGATCCAAATTTAACGGATGTGTATGGTTTGAGTCTGAATAGTCCTTCTGGtaaatttgtaaataactagATTTTATCTGGTTGGTAGATCTTTTAACAATTTTTGTGAGGAGTACTGAAGTAATTGATTCCTTTATTTGGGTGTTAGGTAGATCATGTTATAATTCAGGGGTTGGAATAGTAATACCTATTTTTAATGGACCAAATTGGAAATTAGAAAAACCTCATCATCGCTAAAACCCTAAAACCAAAACTCAAtctcagaaaacaaaaaaaaaaaaacagagagagcTTCTTCCCTTGTCCTAAACCAAAAGATGCGACCTTTGGACGAAAACGAGACGACCGTCGTCTTCGAGAAGATCTTCAAATTCGTGGGCAACAACCTCAAGAACATCGTCGAGAACCCATCTCACGAAGGACCCGAACCAGAGCCCGGCCGCTACTGCTTCCGCCTCCAGAAGAGCAGAGTCTACTACGTCAGCGAGTCTCTCGTGAAGCGAGCCACCAACATCTCCCGCAAAAGCCTGGTCTCCCTCGGAACCTGCATCGGGAAGTACACCCACGCCGGGAGCTTCCACCTGACGATAATGTCGCTCAACCTCTTGGCGGCGAACGCGAAGCACAAGGTGTGGCTGAAACCCACGTCGGAGATGTCCTTTCTTTACGGGAACCATGTGTTGAAAGGAGGGCTTGGGAGGATTACTGATAGTATTGTGCCTGGAGATGGAGTTGTCGTGTTCTCCATGTCGGATGTTCCGTTGGGGTTTGGGATTGCGGCGAAGAGTACGCAGGATTGTCGGAAGTTGGATCCGAATGGTATCGTTGTGCTTCATCAGGCTGATATTGGAGAGTATTTGAGAGATGAAGACGAGCTTTGAAAAAAGGCTTTGTCTTTAGGGAATCTTGGCTTTGACTGttgttttaagttttgtttgaGGTTTATGATATGTAACCTGGTGTTGGATCTATGGAAAGTCTCGATTTTTATTTATCTGTTTCAGATGTTATGTCTGTTTGGTGAGTATCATGTAAGCTGGCAAGTGCTTCTTTTGCTTTAGATTTTATAGCCAACACATTATTCAAAATGTTCAGAAGCATCAAACTTTTTTCAATTAACTTGCTTTTTATACCACGATGATGAACCAGAAGATTGCATAACAGTTCCATGGACACTGTTGCTAGATGTTTTTGACTTTTCAATAAGCATATTGTAGTCACTGAAAATTACCACATCTGCTAAACTCAAATACTGCCTAAGGAAGCTGTTAGAAATCGTTATGTTTTCACTTAATCTTCTGAATACAAAATTCAATAACAAAAATCGTACTGTATTTTAGAACCATAGCTTTTCGTTATTCTTTGGCTGAAGTGTAGTCGAAATTCTGCAGTATGAAACTGTTTTGCTTTATATATTGGATTTTAACACATCACTGTCACCAAGCCCGtctagctcagttggtagagcgcAAGGCTCTTAACCTTGTGGTCGTGGGTTCGAGCCCCACGGTGGGCGCAGTTTTGTCTTTTTATCCTTCTGTTTTTTCTTATCCCTCTACAGAAGACTTTTGTTCTCTGTTGCCCATTCAGCCAAAGGCTCTCTAACGTTACACTCCGACTGATTTGTTGTGTCTTTAATCTGTGCAGTCGAAGCCGTGACAAATCGAAAGCCAGATTATGAGAACATGTAGTAGCAAGATCCCAAGAACCACCAGTTTTATCTTCATGTTCTGGTACCACAGTTTCCTCCTCACTTGTGTCCCTTGTTTCTTGTACTCCTGCGCCTGAAATAGTTCAAACAAACTTAGATTAAAGTGGCTGTTCCAGAGAGTATTAGTAATAAACAAGTCTAGAAATTTAGTTTCCAGGGTCAAGTATGCCTTTTACCTGAGAGCGTAGATTCTCGGTCTTGTCACTAAGAACCGTTAGATTTTCCCCTCTGTCAATTGCCTGAGAACATGTATGCTGTGTTATGCATAGTGATTTGTCTTTGCTTTAAGGGACATTGTGAAATATAGTTATTGCCCTTTTTTTGGGCAGACCCATCATACTGAAAAGGTCAAAAGCAAAGGAGAATGATTGGTGGTTGTCTAAAGTGTGCAGAAAGACATAAAAGAGATAATGCAAATAGAAACTATAATAAAACCTTGTCAATATTCTCCAACATTATGCTTTTGACTTCTGAAACTTGAGCCTtgacttttattagtttttcaaTCTCCTCTGCATGGTCAACAATATACTTCATGTGTTCTTTCATCACCGGCCTGCAATTTTCAAAGAAAAGTCTCTCATTCGTTAGAGTCCCCAAAAGTTGTAAGGAAGTAGTAGGTAAGTACATGAACTCCTTGTTGAGACTTTTGGCGATAGCTGCACTTGCTTTCCCACCTCCATACCTTTTCTTGAAATCAGCTTTCACACGCTCCAGAAATGCGATCCATGTTTGCTTGCTAAGAGCATCTTTTGCCACAACACAATATGCTGAAAAcgtaaaacaaaagaaatacatCATTTTCAAGGAGGGTTTCCTCTCCATACTCCTAATTACTTCCTTTCAAAAGAGTGACACAAACATCTACAATGATCTTGCACTCTCTACACGACCGGAGTTAGTTACAACAAGTAAGTCTCTACTTGAATCATATGCTATAGACTATAGTGCTAGAAAgtaggaaattttaaaatatattccaAATCGGGGATAGAAGTATTCAGTCAAATCCTACCTCAAACATTCCAAAGATGGGAAACTTTATATATAATGGAACCTCATTCACCTCTGGTCCATCTTCAATGATCTAATACTCTTTAAGTTAATAGCAAAACACAGTGTGTGTATTGTCATCGTCACCAGCTGAATCTTCAAGGAAAACAGAGTCCGCTCAAGCTTTAGTTCAAAACACTGTTGAATTGCCTAATAAGGCAAATCTAATCTACCACATGTCCTAAGAGATCCTGAAAAGATAAATCCTTACCGAAGCCATCTTCAACTAGAAAGTTGAAGGTGTAGAGGAAATCCCAAGAAACTTGTTGGAGAATCCAAAAGTTCTTATTACACTTGTTCAGGATTTGTTTGTTTCCCTAGAAGCTTACAGTAGTTCTTATCGCAAACCTAGTCACTAATCAAGTCCGCAGAACATGAATCAAGCAAGAAAAGAAGGAACACAAGACACTTTTGTTAACCCAGTGTTCACCTCCTTTCCTTGATGTAAAGAAGGAGCTATACTCACCGGAGAGAGAAATAGGTATCTCAACCTTCCATTATATCAAACACGAGAGTACAATATCCAGAGGTTACAGTTCCTGTCAACCTCTCTTGATCTCTGTTACAAATCACCTAGAAATACAAGTATATATGAAAGAGCCTAGCTAACCTACCGAGAACCTAGTTCTCTCTAGCTCTCTCTCTCGTCTGACCCAAACTCTGGTCTCGAGCTCTCTCAAGCTCCCACTCTTCTGCGCCTCTCCTCTGTGTTTTCCTTGTGTTTGTCTTGTGTTAGGTCATCTGTCGTAACCTCTCCTTCTTGATATATCAGCACTTGACCTAATGGGCTTTGTCAACTAGTCTCACAGTTCATATGTGTGTGACTTGTGTAAGTTAGCCGAACTTGAACAAGTCTGGTCGTCTTGACCAAACCTAAATACATAGTTTATTTGATGACCCAGAGTTCACCGATGTGGCTACGTCCCTGGGGCCTGGCAAGGCAAAACATTAACCTCCTTAGTGTACAACACACGAGCCTTGCTTTGATATTAGGCAAAGATTGTTACAACTGATAACCGGTTGTAATAACTGTAAGCCATTGAGTTATAATTAACAGGTCGTTAATCCAAACGCCATATAACTCAATTATCAACCTCGACTTGGTTTAAGCTTCCAATATAGCTGATTCTTCATCACCAACGTAACAATCTCCACCTTCATGATTAATCAGCTCTATATGCAGCTATCATGTTGCCATCTCATGTACTTGCCAGGCAGTGCCAAATACTTTAGTGCTTGGCCACTCCGAGAATCCTCGGAGTCGCTTCAAAACTTCTTGAAGCTCGAGCAAAAAACATGCTCACCTTCTACGTCTCTTGCAGCCTCCTGAGGAACCGACCTTCTCAGCCTCACACCGAATAAAGCTCATCCGGCTTCATCCACCTGTTGAGCTTCACCTTCCCAATCCCGAACCTCAACCTGTATTTTGTATTGGTTTGGTTCGTTTATCAAATTTGGGTAAAATTTTCATACTTAATAAAGAGTTACAAAAGagtgtatataaaaaatcttgaataaacttattcataagttatactctctccgtttgTTTATACATGACGTTATGGAATTCTCACACAAATTAAAGCAACAAATGTTAAAGTCTATTTTGTCCTTTGTCGTTATTGTGTTTGTGCTCTTATCAACATTATTCGGTCAAACTTACCAGAATATATAAGGGTAAATAAAGTTTTTGTCATTATATTATGCATAGATTTTAGGAAAGCGTCAAGTAATTTGacacaaaaaaagaagttaaaacgtcatatatagacgaacggagggagtataattttaaacaaatttatgtatttgatataatatgactttataacataataatatacaatataCTCAAAATACTATCTCGTATCCAATTTCGTATTTAACCCATAAAACCCGTGCttcgaaagcgcgggtcaaaatctagag
It encodes:
- the LOC103833523 gene encoding 60S ribosome subunit biogenesis protein NIP7 homolog — translated: MRPLDENETTVVFEKIFKFVGNNLKNIVENPSHEGPEPEPGRYCFRLQKSRVYYVSESLVKRATNISRKSLVSLGTCIGKYTHAGSFHLTIMSLNLLAANAKHKVWLKPTSEMSFLYGNHVLKGGLGRITDSIVPGDGVVVFSMSDVPLGFGIAAKSTQDCRKLDPNGIVVLHQADIGEYLRDEDEL
- the LOC103833525 gene encoding vesicle-associated membrane protein 724 isoform X3 is translated as MERKPSLKMMYFFCFTFSAYCVVAKDALSKQTWIAFLERVKADFKKRPVMKEHMKYIVDHAEEIEKLIKVKAQVSEVKSIMLENIDKAIDRGENLTVLSDKTENLRSQAQEYKKQGTQVRRKLWYQNMKIKLVVLGILLLHVLIIWLSICHGFDCTD
- the LOC103833525 gene encoding vesicle-associated membrane protein 724 isoform X1 is translated as MERKPSLKMMYFFCFTFSAYCVVAKDALSKQTWIAFLERVKADFKKRYGGGKASAAIAKSLNKEFMYLPTTSLQLLGTLTNERLFFENCRPVMKEHMKYIVDHAEEIEKLIKVKAQVSEVKSIMLENIDKAIDRGENLTVLSDKTENLRSQAQEYKKQGTQVRRKLWYQNMKIKLVVLGILLLHVLIIWLSICHGFDCTD
- the LOC103833525 gene encoding vesicle-associated membrane protein 724 isoform X2, which translates into the protein MERKPSLKMMYFFCFTFSAYCVVAKDALSKQTWIAFLERVKADFKKRYGGGKASAAIAKSLNKEFMPVMKEHMKYIVDHAEEIEKLIKVKAQVSEVKSIMLENIDKAIDRGENLTVLSDKTENLRSQAQEYKKQGTQVRRKLWYQNMKIKLVVLGILLLHVLIIWLSICHGFDCTD